In Calditrichota bacterium, the DNA window TAATTTTTTTTATTTTTATTTACGAAATGTTGAAGAAAAAGTTTAGTGAAAAATGCGTTGTATTTTTTTGTCGCGATTTCTCACCCCAGAGCGGCTATGATCACGGAGTTTTTTTCTGTGTCTCGGTGGCAATTTCCTTTAGCCCGGACAGATAGTTTGCAAATTAATCTCCCAATTGCGGAATCATCTCTCCCGGGATAGGCCCAAAATCCGATGCCTGACAATTGTCCGCGACCTGCTGCGGAGTCTTTGCTCCGGGAATCACGGTGTGACACGCCGGATGCGAAATACAAAACCGCAAGCTGACCTGAGTCATAGTCTGTTCAGAGTAAGCGTCAAATAATGGCTGTATTTGAT includes these proteins:
- a CDS encoding aldo/keto reductase, which translates into the protein QIQPLFDAYSEQTMTQVSLRFCISHPACHTVIPGAKTPQQVADNCQASDFGPIPGEMIPQLGD